The genomic DNA gcTTTTTTACTAAccaatgttacaaaaaaatgttctttaaatttctttctttcctttcaatcaatcaatcaatgttGAGGTATCATGTCAAAATAACACTTAAATACTTAAATATTAAAGTTTGCACATTCCCACAAAATATTGCAATacaaaacatttttataaaaGCTAATGCTATTAAAAAGAACCtttttaatgtaattaaaatgtaatatatatttACGTTTTGTAATTGATTCAGTTTGGCTAATTGATTTGGAGAAATCCTTATGCAATTTACATTTGTTAgcataaaatgtaataaaaattataaaaatttgTTTTTAGCAGTTTGCTAATGGTCTTATAAGGGACATAATACAAATTTCCAAAGAGAGGTACTAAATGTATTTGccatttcatttcattacaTGACAATCAACCCAAACATCTGCATCATATTTGATATTTTATGCAtatcaaatacattttattttgcaaTGTTTACATATAAGTTAATAATATGTTCTAGTATTTGTTACATGCCTATAAAATAAATTTGTATGATAAAATAATTGTATAACAAACATTAGATGCGACTGGTTTCAGTTGCATCTAATGTTTAAGTTGCAACTAATAAAACTATTGAGGTAGAAAAGCAACATTTTGCTGTTTACACACTAAAATGATAATTTACACTTCTGTAAACATATTTGTGGACTTATTTCTTCAGGCTGTTATCCCATTTGTCCTGCTGGTCAACCATATTTTGATGAGGACACAATGAAATGTGTTGTAAAGGAAAATTGTGGCTGCTATGACAAACAAGGAAAGCATTATAGCAATGGACAGGAAGTTCCAACCACAGAAAACTGTCAGATATGGTATGTTTATACTTGATACCAGAAAATAATTACTAATTACTTAttacatttttgttttctttttatttcatGAACATAAGCTAGCATGAAGGATTTTGAATTGCATTTTACATTGGATGCATTTAGTTAACTATTGTCCAAGATATGTTATTATGGTGATGGAAAATATTGTTACTGATTAGTACagataatttaaataaaaataatgtaattattattatctttaaataaaacattttttttaatttttgtatTGCATGAAGCCATTGCAATTCTATGAAAATCAACTGCAAAACAGATATAACAGGTAAGTGATATTTCAAAATTCTCTTTTGTTACTCTACGGAGGCCACCTGTAAGCCACCCCCCTCAGTAACATCAGTAATCTATGTggtcttgttgttgtttgcgTTGTGTTCGTACCTCAGGTAGCACGGCCTATTAGGGAGTTGcccacctgagggttgtttgtatgtctatatacgtcttgtctatGTACCAGTTAACTGCTGGTTTTTAAGATCTAACTTTAATTCTGACTTTGCAGCTTGCACCTGTACATATGATGGAAAAAGCTATCCATATGGACACACAATCTACAACACTACTGATGGGCTTGGCAACTGCATCATAGCTATTTGTAAAGAAAATGGAAAAATAGGAAGAAATATATACCCTTGCCCTACATCTTTACCACCAACAGCACCTACACCAGCAACTACTTTTaatttttcaacaactataccAGGTAAGTGCCACTATTTGAGATACATGTATTGTGAATATTCAGCATATTACTGAAGTTAGAACATAGAAGTTCTAACAAAGgagcgtaagttgttgacggggggggggggggggggggggcgtaaaatggacacaaattagtagtaactcattgaatatggatcagaggtaaataaactagatattttttttcggcgtgagatatcggaagtgtggcgtgagagcgtgtgaaaacggtcaaatgcgtgtgtctcacgctcaatgcgtgagagttggcaaccctgaggaAATGTAGCAATAGTGTTAACCAATACAGGCAACATAATGTTATGACACTATTCATTTGGCCTTTTGTTGAACCACGTTTAATTTTAATTGCAAttctttatacatatactcCAAATGTCCCCTCTGACATAAatttttatgtatatatttctCAGATATCTGACCCTGAAACTCTATAAGTTTTATAGAAAATGGCCTTTGGCTTTCTACTGCAAAACAAAAGCCACCCTGAACTTCATTCCAAGTACTTTTTTTCCCTTCCAGAGATCGACATCCTCAATTTAAAACATTAAGCTGTAACTTAAATGGTTGCACTCAAAAACAAGTAACCAAAAAATGCAAGACCAAAAAAGATTAAAAGGGGGTTGATCTCAGGAAATATAGTTTATATAAGTATGTAGCCGCATAAAACGTGTTGAGTGCTATGTTACTTATTCATGTTTCAGTGTCAACACAGGAAACAACAATTACAACAAAAGTAACAACCGGAATACCACAGCATTGTGAAGTCTGTTCATGGACAACATGGATGAATGTCGACTATCCTGAATATGGACCAAATGGAGGCGACaatgaaacaataaaaaatataattaaatcGGGACGATATAAAGTATGTGATAAACCAGTTGAAGTCAAATGTCAAGCAGTACGATATCCAGGTGTGCCATTATCAAAGTTAGACCAAAAGGTTACATGTAATAACTCTGGTCTAGTTTGTGAGAATAAATATCAAGCTCTCATATGTCTTGACTATGAAATAAAAGCCAAATGTTGTACACCCATTGAATGTACAACCACAACAAAACCAACAGcatccacaacaacaacaacaaaaccaacAACTCAAActtccacaacaacaaccacaacaacaccAACCCCTACCCCAACAACATTAGGCCCTAGTCCTACGACAACAAGTGGTCCAAGTCCTACAACAACTATGACGCCAACTACTATGACATcaccaacatcaacaacaacaataaaaccaacaactttaccaacaactccaacttccacaacaacaccaacaactCAAACTTtcacaacaacaaccacaacaacaccaacaacaacaccaacaactcaaacttccacaacaacaaccacaacaacaccAACCCCTACCCCAACAACGGGAGGATGCACCAAGTCTTGCAAATGGTCAGGTTGGATGGACTTTGGTCCTCCTACAACAGGTCCCAATGGTGGTGAAATAGTACCCATTAAAAGGATTAGTAACATTTATCCTAACATCTGTTCCAGTCCAACTGAAGTGGAGTGCAGAGCAAAACTCTTCCCTGCATTGCCACTTTCACAGCTAGGTCAGTCAGTAATCTGTAATGCACAGAATGGATTGATATGTCTGAACCAAAACCAGGGTCTTCAACAGCAGTGCTTTGACTATGAGATTAGAGTACTCTGTTGTGAAACAAATTGCCCAACAACAATTCCTACAACAACATTAGGCCCTAGTCCTACGACAACAAGTGGTCCAAGTCCTACAACAACTATGACGCCAACTACTACGACATcaccaacatcaacaacaacaataaaaccaacaactttaccaacaactccaacttccacaacaacaccaacaactCAAACTTtcacaacaacaaccacaacaacaccaacaacaacaccaacaactcaaacttccacaacaacaaccacaacaacaccAACCCCTACCCCAACAACGGGAGGATGCACCAAGTCTTGCAAATGGTCAGGTTGGATGGACTTTGGTCCTCCTACAACAGGTCCCAATGGTGGTGAAATAGTACCCATTAAAAGGATTAGTAACATTTATCCTAACATCTGTTCCAGTCCAACTGAAGTGGAGTGCAGAGCAAAACTCTTCCCTGCATTGCCACTTTCACAGCTAGGTCAGTCAGTAATCTGTAATGCACAGAATGGATTGATATGTCTGAACCAAAACCAGGGTCTTCAACAGCAGTGCTTTGACTATGAGATTAGAGTACTCTGTTGTGAAACAAATTGCCCAACAACAATTCCTACAACAACATTAGGCCCTAGTCCTACGACAACAAGTGGTCCAAGTCCTACAACAACTATGACGCCAACTACTACGACATcaccaacatcaacaacaacaataaaaccaacaactttaccaacaactccaacttccacaacaacaccaacaactCAAACTTtcacaacaacaaccacaacaacaccaacaacaacaccaacaactcaaacttccacaacaacaaccacaacaacaccAACCCCTACCCCAACAACGGGAGGATGCACCAAGTCTTGCAAATGGTCAGGTTGGATGGACTTTGGTCCTCCTACAACAGGTCCCAATGGTGGTGAAATAGTACCCATTAAAAGGATTAGTAACATTTATCCTAACATCTGTTCCAGTCCAACTGAAGTGGAGTGCAGAGCAAAACTCTTCCCTGCATTGCCACTTTCACAGCTAGGTCAGTCAGTGATCTGTAATGCACAGAATGGATTGATATGTCTGAACCAAAACCAGGGTCTTCAACAGCAGTGCTTTGACTATGAGATTAGAGTACTCTGTTGTGAAACAAATTGCCCAACAATTCCTACAACAACATTTGGCCCTAGTCCTACAACAACAAGTGGTCCAAGTCCTACAACAACTATGACGCTAACCACTACGACATCACcaacaacaacatccacaacaacaacaacaaaaccaacAACTCAAActtccacaacaacaaccactacaacaacaacaccaacaacaacaccaacaactcaaacttccacaacaacaaccacaacaacaccAACCCCTACCCCAACAACGGGAGGATGCACCAAGTCTTGCAAATGGTCAGGTTGGATGGACTTTGGTCCTCCTACAACAGGTCCCAATGGTGGTGAAATAGTACCCATTAAAAGGATTAGTAACATTTATCCTAACATCTGTTCCAGTCCAACTGAAGTGGAGTGCAGAGCAAAACTCTTCCCTGCATTGCCACTTTCACAGCTAGGTCAGTCAGTAATCTGTAATGCACAGAATGGATTGATATGTCTGAACCAAAACCAGGGTCTTCAACAGCAGTGCTTTGACTATGAGATTAGAGTACTCTGTTGTGAAACAAATTGCCCAACAATTCCTACAACAACATTTGGCCCTAGTCCTACGACAACAAGTGGTCCAAGTCCTACAACAACTATGACGCTAACCACTACGACATCACcaacaacaacatccacaacaacaacaacaaaaccaacAACTCAAActtccacaacaacaaccactacaacaacaacaccaacaacaacaccaacaactcaaacttccacaacaacaacaacaccaacCCCTACCCCAACAACGGGAGGATGCACCAAGTCTTGCAAATGGTCAGGTTGGATGGACTTTGGTCCTCCTACAACAGGTCCCAATGGTGGTGAAATAGTACCCATTAAAAGGATTAGTAACATTTATCCTAACATCTGTTCCAGTCCAACTGAAGTGGAGTGCAGAGCAAAACTCTTCCCTGCATTGCCACTTTCACAGCTAGGTCAGTCAGTAATCTGTAATGCACAGAATGGATTGATATGTCTGAACCAAAACCAGGGTCTTCAACAGCAGTGCTTTGACTATGAGATTAGAGTACTCTGTTGTGAAACAAATTGCCCAACAACAATTCCTACAACAACATTAGGCCCTAGTCCTACGACAACAAGTGGTCCAAGTCCTACAACAACTATGACGCCAACTACTACGACATcaccaacatcaacaacaacaataaaaccaacaactttaccaacaactccaacttccacaacaacaccaacaactCAAACTTtcacaacaacaaccacaacaacaccaacaacaacaccaacaactcaaacttccacaacaacaaccacaacaacaccAACCCCTACCCCAACAACGGGAGGATGCACCAAGTCTTGCAAATGGTCAGGTTGGATGGACTTTGGTCCTCCTACAACAGGTCCCAATGGTGGTGAAATAGTACCCATTAAAAGGATTAGTAACATTTATCCTAACATCTGTTCCAGTCCAACTGAAGTGGAGTGCAGAGCAAAACTCTTCCCTGCATTGCCACTTTCACAGCTAGGTCAGTCAGTAATCTGTAATGCACAGAATGGATTGATATGTCTGAACCAAAACCAGGGTCTTCAACAGCAGTGCTTTGACTATGAGATTAGAGTACTCTGTTGTGAAACAAATTGCCCAACAACAATTCCTACAACAACATTAGGCCCTAGTCCTACGACAACAAGTGGTCCAAGTCCTACAACAACTACGACGCCAACCACTACGACATcaccaacatcaacaacaacaataaaaccaacaactttaccaacaactccaacttccacaacaactacaacaacaccaacaactcaaacttccacaacaacaacctcaacaacaccaacaacaacaccaacaactCAAACTTCTACAACAACACCAACCCCTACCCCAACAACGGGAGGATGCACCAAGTCTTGCAAATGGTCAGGTTGGATGGACTTTGGTCCTCCTACAACAGGTCCCAATGGTGGTGAAATAGTACCCATTAAAAGGATTAGTAACATTTATCCTAACATCTGTTCCAGTCCAACTGAAGTGGAGTGCAGAGCAAAACTCTTCCCTGCATTGCCACTTTCACAGCTAGGTCAGTCAGTGATCTGTAATGCACAGAATGGATTGATATGTCTGAACCAAAACCAGGGTCTTCAACAGCAGTGCTTTGACTATGAGATTAGAGTACTCTGTTGTGAAACAAATTGCCCAACAATTCCTACAACAACATTTGGCCCTAGTCCTACAACAACAAGTGGTCCAAGTCCTACAACAACTATGACGCTAACCACTACGACATCACcaacaacaacatccacaacaacaacaacaaaaccaacAACTCAAActtccacaacaacaaccactacaacaacaacaccaacaacaacaccaacaactcaaacttccacaacaacaaccacaacaacaccAACCCCTACCCCAACAACGGGAGGATGCACCAAGTCTTGCAAATGGTCAGGTTGGATGGACTTTGGTCCTCCTACAACAGGTCCCAATGGTGGTGAAATAGTACCCATTAAAAGGATTAGTAACATTTATCCTAACATCTGTTCCAGTCCAACTGAAGTGGAGTGCAGAGCAAAACTCTTCCCTGCATTGCCACTTTCACAGCTAGGTCAGTCAGTGATCTGTAATGCACAGAATGGATTGATATGTCTGAACCAAAACCAGGGTCTTCAACAGCAGTGCTTTGACTATGAGATTAGAGTACTCTGTTGTGAAACAAATTGCCCAACAATTCCTACAACAACATTTGGCCCTAGTCCTACAACAACAAGTGGTCCAAGTCCTACAACAACTATGACGCTAACCACTACGACATCACcaacaacaacatccacaacaacaacaacaaaaccaacAACTCAAActtccacaacaacaaccactacaacaacaacaccaacaacaacaccaacaactcaaacttccacaacaacaacaacaccaacCCCTACCCCAACAACGGGAGGATGCACCAAGTCTTGCAAATGGTCAGGTTGGATGGACTTTGGTCCTCCTACAACAGGTCCCAATGGTGGTGAAATAGTACCCATTAAAAGGATTAGTAACATTTATCCTAACATCTGTTCCAGTCCAACTGAAGTGGAGTGCAGAGCAAAACTCTTCCCTGCATTGCCACTTTCACAGCTAGGTCAGTCAGTAATTTGTAATGCACAGAATGGATTGATATGTCTGAACCAAAACCAGGGTCTTCAACAGCAGTGCTTTGACTATGAGATTAGAGTACTCTGTTGTGAAACAAATTGCCCAACAACAATTCCTACAACAACATTAGGCCCTAGTCCTACAACAACAAGTGGTCCAAGTCCTACAACAACTATGACGCCAACTACTACGACATcaccaacatcaacaacaacaataaaaccaacaactttaccaacaactccaacttccacaacaacaccaacaactCAAACTTtcacaacaacaaccacaacaacaccaacaacaacaccaacaactcaaacttccacaacaacaaccacaacaacaccAACCCCTACCCCAACAACGGGAGGATGCACCAAGTCTTGCAAATGGTCAGGTTGGATGGACTTTGGTCCTCCTACAACAGGTCCCAATGGTGGTGAAATAGTACCCATTAAAAGGATTAGTAACATTTATCCTAACATCTGTTCCAGTCCAACTGAAGTGGAGTGCAGAGCAAAACTCTTCCCTGCATTGCCACTTTCACAGCTAGGTCAGTCAGTAATCTGTAATGCACAGAATGGATTGATATGTCTGAACCAAAACCAGGGTCTTCAACAGCAGTGCTTTGACTATGAGATTAGAGTACTCTGTTGTGAAACAAATTGCCCAACAACAATTCCTACAACAACATTAGGCCCTAGTCCTACGACAACAAGTGGTCCAAGTCCTACAACAACTACGACGCCAACCACTACGACATcaccaacatcaacaacaacaataaaaccaacaactttaccaacaactccaacttccacaacaactacaacaacaccaacaactCAAACTTCTACAACAACACCAACCCCTACCCCAACAACGGGAGGATGCACCAAGTCTTGCAAATGGTCCGGTTGGATGGACTTTGGTCCTCCTACAACAGGTCCCAATGGTGGTGAAATAGTACCCATTAAAAGGATTAGTAACATTTATCCTAACATCTGTTCCAGTCCAACTGAAGTGGAGTGCAGAGCAAAACTCTTCCCTGCATTGCCACTTTCACAGCTAGGTCAGTCAGTGATCTGTAATGCACAGAATGGATTGATATGTCTGAACCAAAACCAGGGTCTTCAACAGCAGTGCTTTGACTATGAGATTAGAGTACTCTGTTGTGAAACAAATTGCCCAACAATTCCTACAACAACATTTGGCCCTAGTCCTACAACAACAAGTGGTCCAAGTCCTACAACAACTATGACGCTAACCACTACGACATCACcaacaacaacatccacaacaacaacaacaaaaccaacAACTCAAActtccacaacaacaaccactacaacaacaacaccaacaacaacaccaacaactcaaacttccacaacaacaaccacaccaacacctaccCCAACAACGGAAGGATGCACCAAGTCTTGCAAATGGTCAGGTTGGATGGACTTTGGTCCTCCTACAACAGGTCCCAATGGTGGTGAAATAGTACCCATTAAAAGGATTAGTAACATTTATCCTAACATCTGTTCCAGTCCAACTGAAGTGGAGTGCAGAGCAAAACTCTTCCCTGCATTGCCACTTTCACAGCTAGGTCAGTCAGTAATCTGTAATGCACAGAATGGATTGATATGTCTGAACCAAAACCAGGGTCTTCAACAGCAGTGCTTTGACTATGAGATTAGAGTACTCTGTTGTGAAACAAATTGCCCAACAATTCCTACAACAACATTTGGCCCTAGTCCTACAACAACAAGTGGTCCAAGTCCTACAACAACTATGACGCTAACCACTACGACATCACcaacaacaacatccacaacaacaacaacaaaaccaacAACTCAAActtccacaacaacaaccactacaacaacaccaccaccaacaacaccaacaactcaaacttccacaacaacaaccacaacaacaccAACCCCTACCCCAACAACGGGAGGATGCACCAAGTCTTGCAAATGGTCAGGTTGGATGGACTTTGGTCCTCCTACAACAGGTCCCAATGGTGGTGAAATAGTACCCATTAAAAGGATTAGTAACATTTATCCTAACATCTGTTCCAGTCCAACTGAAGTGGAGTGCAGAGCAAAACTCTTCCCTGCATTGCCACTTTCACAGCTAGGTCAGTCAGTGATCTGTAATGCACAGAATGGATTGATATGTCTGAACCAAAAGCAGGGTCTTCAACAGCAATGCTTTGACTATGAGATTAGAGTACTCTGTTGTGAAACAAATTGCCCAACAACAATTCCTACAACAACATTTGGCCCTAGTCCTACGACAACAAGTGGTCCAAGTCCTACAACAACTACGACGACAACCACTACGACATcaccaacatcaacaacaacaataaaaccaacaactttaccaacaactccaacttccacaacaactacaacaacaccaacaactcaaacttccacaacaacaacctcaacaacaccaacaacaa from Brachyhypopomus gauderio isolate BG-103 chromosome 12, BGAUD_0.2, whole genome shotgun sequence includes the following:
- the LOC143528448 gene encoding mucin-5AC-like; translated protein: MTPTTTTSPTSTTTIKPTTLPTTPTSTTTPTTQTFTTTTTTTPTTTPTTQTSTTTTTTTPTPTPTTGGCTKSCKWSGWMDFGPPTTGPNGGEIVPIKRISNIYPNICSSPTEVECRAKLFPALPLSQLGQSVICNAQNGLICLNQNQGLQQQCFDYEIRVLCCETNCPTTIPTTTLGPSPTTTSGPSPTTTTTPTTTTSPTSTTTIKPTTLPTTPTSTTTTTTPTTQTSTTTTSTTPTTTPTTQTSTTTPTPTPTTGGCTKSCKWSGWMDFGPPTTGPNGGEIVPIKRISNIYPNICSSPTEVECRAKLFPALPLSQLGQSVICNAQNGLICLNQNQGLQQQCFDYEIRVLCCETNCPTIPTTTFGPSPTTTSGPSPTTTMTLTTTTSPTTTSTTTTTKPTTQTSTTTTTTTTTPTTTPTTQTSTTTTTTTPTPTPTTGGCTKSCKWSGWMDFGPPTTGPNGGEIVPIKRISNIYPNICSSPTEVECRAKLFPALPLSQLGQSVICNAQNGLICLNQNQGLQQQCFDYEIRVLCCETNCPTIPTTTFGPSPTTTSGPSPTTTMTLTTTTSPTTTSTTTTTKPTTQTSTTTTTTTTTPTTTPTTQTSTTTTTPTPTPTTGGCTKSCKWSVQLKWSAEQNSSLHCHFHS